From a single Streptomyces sp. 1331.2 genomic region:
- a CDS encoding acyl-CoA synthetase — MALLTALQGGFGDAADALRIDGRMLSREELLGAATVVADRVAGAPALAVLARPTVETVTAVVGGLLAGVPVVPLPPDSGPKERAHILGDSGAALLAHAVGETLPEGTAVEGLPVDPGQRSAATYAEPAAESTGFVLYTSGTTGAPKGAVIRREAIAADLDALATAWQWTAEDTLVHGLPLFHVHGLLLGVLGALRTGSRLVHTGRPTPEAYAAAGGSLYFGVPTVWSRLAADPEAAGRLASARLLVSGSAPLPVPVFEKLAALTGHAPIERYGMTESLITVSTRADGERRPGSVGLPVDGVRTRLVGEDGEPVPHDGETVGELQVSGPTLFSGYLNRPDADAEAWTADGWFRTGDVAVIGADGFHRIVGRASVDLIKSGGYRIGAGEVEAALRDHPAVADAAVVGVPDEDLGQAIVAYVIPDGAVTGDQLTAFVAERLSVHKRPRRVVLVPELPRNALGKVLKKQLLAEAGGR, encoded by the coding sequence ATGGCACTGCTGACGGCACTTCAGGGCGGTTTCGGCGACGCGGCGGACGCATTGCGGATCGACGGCCGGATGCTCTCCCGGGAGGAGCTGCTCGGTGCGGCGACCGTCGTCGCCGACCGGGTGGCCGGTGCCCCCGCGCTGGCGGTGCTCGCGCGGCCGACCGTGGAGACGGTGACCGCCGTGGTGGGCGGCCTGCTGGCGGGCGTTCCGGTGGTGCCGCTGCCGCCCGACTCGGGGCCCAAGGAGCGCGCGCACATCCTGGGCGACTCGGGCGCGGCGCTGCTCGCGCACGCCGTCGGGGAAACGCTGCCGGAGGGTACCGCGGTGGAGGGGCTGCCGGTCGATCCCGGGCAGCGCTCCGCTGCCACGTACGCCGAGCCGGCCGCAGAGTCGACCGGCTTCGTGCTCTACACCTCGGGCACCACCGGCGCCCCCAAGGGGGCGGTGATCCGACGCGAGGCGATCGCCGCCGACCTGGACGCGCTGGCCACGGCCTGGCAGTGGACCGCCGAGGACACCCTCGTCCACGGCTTGCCGCTGTTCCACGTGCACGGACTGCTGCTCGGCGTGCTCGGGGCCCTGCGCACCGGGAGCCGGCTGGTGCACACCGGACGGCCCACCCCGGAGGCGTACGCGGCGGCCGGCGGCAGCCTCTACTTCGGGGTGCCCACCGTCTGGTCCCGGCTGGCCGCCGACCCGGAGGCGGCCGGCCGGCTGGCCTCGGCCCGACTGCTGGTCTCCGGCAGCGCGCCCCTGCCCGTGCCGGTGTTCGAGAAACTGGCGGCGCTCACCGGGCACGCCCCGATCGAGCGGTACGGGATGACCGAGTCGCTGATCACCGTCAGCACCCGGGCGGACGGCGAGCGGCGCCCCGGAAGCGTCGGGCTGCCGGTGGACGGGGTGCGCACCCGGCTGGTCGGCGAGGATGGCGAGCCGGTGCCGCACGACGGGGAGACCGTCGGTGAGCTGCAGGTTTCCGGCCCGACGCTGTTCAGCGGGTACCTCAACCGGCCGGACGCGGACGCCGAGGCGTGGACGGCGGACGGCTGGTTCCGCACCGGGGACGTCGCGGTGATCGGGGCGGACGGCTTCCACCGGATCGTCGGCCGCGCCTCGGTGGACCTGATCAAGAGCGGCGGCTACCGGATCGGCGCGGGCGAGGTGGAGGCCGCGCTGCGGGACCACCCGGCGGTCGCCGACGCGGCGGTGGTCGGCGTGCCGGACGAGGACCTCGGCCAGGCGATCGTCGCCTACGTCATCCCGGACGGCGCCGTGACGGGGGACCAGCTGACGGCCTTTGTGGCGGAGCGGCTCTCGGTGCACAAGCGGCCGCGCCGGGTCGTCCTGGTACCCGAAC
- a CDS encoding electron transfer flavoprotein subunit alpha/FixB family protein, producing MAEILVLVDHADGVVRKPALELLTLARRIGEPSAVVLGAGGAAADIAAKAGEFGAVKVYVADGAEFADQLVVPKVDALAQIAKANDVAAVLVTSSGEGKEVAARVALRLGSGIITDAVDLEAGDGGPVATQSVFAASFQVKSKVTKGAPVITVKPNAVAPEAVAAAGAVENVSVAFTGNAATVTSRTPRVSTGRPELTEAAIVVSGGRGVGAAEGFGVVEELADALGAAVGASRAAVDAGWYPHSSQVGQTGKQVSPQLYIAAGISGAIQHRAGMQTSKTIVAVNKDPEAPIFELVDYGVVGDLFQVLPQLTAEVKARKA from the coding sequence ATGGCTGAGATTCTCGTCCTGGTGGACCACGCCGACGGTGTGGTCCGCAAGCCGGCCCTGGAGCTGCTGACCCTGGCCCGCCGTATCGGCGAGCCGTCCGCGGTGGTGCTCGGCGCCGGTGGCGCGGCCGCCGACATCGCCGCCAAGGCCGGCGAGTTCGGCGCGGTGAAGGTGTACGTCGCCGACGGTGCCGAGTTCGCCGACCAGCTGGTCGTCCCCAAGGTGGACGCCCTGGCCCAGATCGCCAAGGCCAACGACGTGGCGGCCGTGCTGGTCACCTCGTCCGGCGAGGGCAAGGAGGTCGCCGCCCGCGTGGCGCTGCGCCTGGGTTCGGGCATCATCACCGACGCGGTGGACCTGGAGGCCGGTGACGGTGGTCCGGTGGCGACGCAGTCGGTGTTCGCGGCGTCGTTCCAGGTGAAGTCGAAGGTCACCAAGGGTGCGCCGGTCATCACCGTCAAGCCGAATGCGGTGGCTCCGGAGGCCGTTGCGGCGGCGGGTGCGGTGGAGAACGTGTCGGTGGCGTTCACCGGCAATGCGGCCACGGTGACCTCGCGCACGCCGCGGGTGTCGACGGGCCGTCCGGAGCTGACCGAGGCCGCGATCGTGGTCTCCGGTGGCCGTGGTGTCGGTGCCGCCGAGGGCTTCGGCGTGGTCGAGGAGCTCGCGGACGCGCTGGGCGCGGCCGTCGGTGCCTCGCGTGCCGCGGTGGACGCGGGCTGGTACCCGCACAGCAGCCAGGTCGGCCAGACCGGCAAGCAGGTCTCCCCGCAGCTGTACATCGCGGCGGGCATCTCCGGTGCCATCCAGCACCGGGCCGGCATGCAGACCTCGAAGACCATCGTGGCCGTCAACAAGGACCCCGAGGCCCCGATCTTCGAGCTGGTCGACTACGGCGTGGTCGGCGACCTCTTCCAGGTCCTGCCGCAGCTCACCGCCGAGGTGAAGGCCCGCAAGGCCTGA
- a CDS encoding electron transfer flavoprotein subunit beta/FixA family protein has product MSLRIVVCVKYVPDATGDRRFADDHTTDRDGVDGLLSELDEYGVEQALRIAEANEGAEVTVLTVGPDDAKDALRKALSMGADKAVHVNDDDIHGSDVIGTSAVLAKALEKTGFDLVIGGMASTDGTMGVLPALLAERLGVPQVTLLSEVSVEGGVVKGRRDGDAATELVEAALPAVVSVTDQSGEARYPSFKGIMAAKKKPVESLDLDDLGIEADEVGLAGSWTAVESVAARPARTAGTVVKDEGEGGKALAGFLADQKFI; this is encoded by the coding sequence GTGAGCTTGAGGATCGTTGTCTGTGTGAAGTACGTGCCGGATGCGACGGGTGACCGTCGTTTTGCGGACGACCACACCACCGACCGGGATGGCGTGGACGGCCTCCTGTCGGAGCTGGACGAGTACGGCGTGGAGCAGGCGCTGCGGATCGCGGAGGCGAACGAGGGTGCCGAGGTGACGGTGCTGACGGTCGGTCCGGACGATGCGAAGGACGCGCTGCGCAAGGCGCTGTCGATGGGTGCGGACAAGGCCGTGCACGTGAACGACGACGACATCCACGGTTCGGATGTGATCGGGACGTCGGCGGTTCTGGCGAAGGCGCTGGAGAAGACCGGGTTCGATCTGGTGATCGGTGGTATGGCGTCGACGGACGGCACGATGGGTGTGCTGCCGGCGCTGCTGGCGGAGCGTCTGGGTGTGCCGCAGGTGACGCTGCTGTCGGAGGTGTCGGTCGAGGGCGGTGTGGTGAAGGGCCGTCGTGACGGTGACGCGGCGACGGAGCTGGTGGAGGCGGCGCTGCCGGCGGTGGTGTCGGTGACGGACCAGTCGGGTGAGGCCCGGTACCCGTCGTTCAAGGGGATCATGGCGGCGAAGAAGAAGCCGGTCGAGTCGCTGGACCTGGACGATCTGGGGATCGAGGCGGACGAGGTCGGTCTGGCGGGTTCGTGGACGGCGGTGGAGTCGGTGGCGGCGCGTCCGGCGCGTACCGCGGGCACGGTCGTCAAGGACGAGGGCGAGGGCGGCAAGGCGCTCGCCGGCTTCCTCGCCGACCAGAAGTTCATCTAG
- a CDS encoding thioredoxin family protein, with translation MTGQVACVVALAVATMFGLLRAGRDGRMRVRTEDGTVRLSEAELGGPLGSRATLVQFSTAFCQPCRATRRVLSEVAGMVDGVEHVEVDAEARLELVRRLEIRRTPTVLVLDADGRIVRRASGQPRTVDVIAALGQAV, from the coding sequence ATGACCGGGCAGGTGGCGTGCGTTGTCGCACTGGCGGTGGCGACCATGTTCGGGCTGCTGCGAGCCGGTCGCGACGGAAGGATGAGGGTGCGCACCGAGGACGGGACGGTACGGCTGTCGGAGGCGGAACTGGGCGGGCCGCTGGGCTCACGGGCGACGCTGGTGCAGTTCTCGACGGCTTTCTGCCAGCCCTGCCGGGCCACCCGGCGGGTGCTGTCCGAGGTGGCCGGGATGGTCGACGGGGTCGAGCACGTCGAGGTGGACGCGGAGGCGCGGCTGGAGCTGGTCCGGCGGCTGGAGATCCGGCGGACGCCGACGGTGCTGGTGCTGGACGCGGACGGCCGGATCGTGCGCCGGGCGTCGGGGCAGCCGCGCACGGTGGACGTGATCGCGGCGCTCGGCCAGGCGGTCTGA
- a CDS encoding DUF4395 domain-containing protein, with product MQTDPRGPRFAAALTSAVLITVLLTGSCALLAAQTLVFALGAFGGLRLSPYDWLFRTLVAPRLAPPSETEDERPLRFGQGILTVFATLGALGHVTGVTWLSLLATAVALAAAFLNAAFGCCLGCELYPFVRRAQGRLTAGA from the coding sequence GTGCAGACCGACCCCCGCGGTCCCCGTTTCGCCGCCGCGCTCACCTCGGCCGTCCTGATCACCGTCCTCCTCACCGGTAGCTGCGCCCTCCTGGCCGCCCAGACCCTCGTCTTCGCACTCGGCGCGTTCGGCGGCTTACGGCTCTCCCCGTACGACTGGCTGTTCCGGACCCTCGTCGCGCCCCGCCTCGCGCCCCCGTCCGAGACCGAGGACGAACGGCCCCTGCGCTTCGGTCAGGGCATCCTCACGGTCTTCGCCACCCTCGGCGCACTCGGCCACGTCACCGGCGTGACCTGGCTCAGCCTGCTGGCCACCGCGGTCGCCCTCGCCGCCGCCTTCCTCAACGCCGCGTTCGGCTGTTGCCTGGGCTGCGAGCTCTACCCGTTCGTCCGGCGCGCCCAGGGCCGCCTCACCGCCGGCGCCTGA
- a CDS encoding lysophospholipid acyltransferase family protein — protein MAEFVYPPVIGAALTAFRALDVRIKIVGAEHIPARGGAVLVSNHISYLDFLFAGLGAYRGGKRKTRFMAKDDVFKHRISGPLMRGMKHIPVDRTDGQPAYEAAVRALKAGEVVGVFPEATISRSFMLKKFKTGAARMAADSGTPLLPVVLWGTQQLWTKGRPKTLTKRHVPVTIMIGEPIQLGPADKPVMVTRRLRAAMSEMLDRAQREYPGKPSGPDDTWWLPAQLGGTAPTLEVAEAEDEAEALAKAERRAARG, from the coding sequence GTGGCAGAGTTCGTGTATCCGCCGGTGATCGGCGCCGCACTCACCGCCTTCCGTGCACTCGATGTACGGATCAAGATCGTGGGTGCCGAACACATCCCCGCCAGGGGGGGAGCGGTACTTGTCAGTAACCACATCAGTTACCTGGACTTTCTCTTCGCCGGCCTCGGCGCCTACCGCGGCGGCAAGCGCAAGACTCGCTTCATGGCCAAGGACGACGTCTTCAAGCACCGGATCTCCGGCCCCCTGATGCGCGGCATGAAGCACATCCCGGTGGACCGCACCGACGGCCAGCCCGCGTACGAGGCCGCCGTCCGCGCCCTCAAGGCCGGCGAGGTCGTCGGGGTGTTCCCCGAGGCGACGATCAGCCGCTCGTTCATGCTGAAGAAGTTCAAGACCGGCGCCGCCCGGATGGCCGCCGACTCCGGCACCCCGCTGCTGCCCGTCGTGCTCTGGGGCACCCAGCAGCTCTGGACCAAGGGCCGCCCGAAGACCCTGACCAAGCGCCACGTTCCGGTGACGATCATGATCGGCGAACCGATTCAGCTCGGACCGGCCGACAAGCCGGTCATGGTCACCCGAAGACTCCGCGCCGCCATGAGCGAGATGCTCGACCGCGCCCAGCGCGAGTACCCCGGCAAGCCCTCCGGCCCGGACGACACCTGGTGGCTGCCCGCCCAGCTCGGCGGCACCGCGCCCACCCTGGAGGTCGCCGAAGCCGAGGACGAGGCGGAGGCCCTGGCCAAGGCCGAGCGTCGCGCCGCCCGGGGCTGA